In Salvia miltiorrhiza cultivar Shanhuang (shh) chromosome 4, IMPLAD_Smil_shh, whole genome shotgun sequence, the DNA window AACAAGTTGCACCCTCGTCACCGCAAGAAGGAGATCGAGACCGCTATCACGAAGGCTGTCGGTTACCTCGAAGATGTCCAAAGGCCGGATGGCTCATGGTGCATCATATACATTCACTACAAGATTTCAGCACATAGACAACAAACATGACCAGACGTGTTGtctattattatatattatatagacaACGTTCATGACCAACTATGTTGTCTATTACCTTAAAAAATGCGGCTATAGACAACCGAGTTTGAAACTTAGTTGTCTATGGCTACTCTTAGACAACACAGTTTACTCTCTCTGCTAGCTCGTGTTGCTAACCACGAATGGTGGCGTTTGCAGGTACGGAGAATGGGGCATTTGCTTCACTTACGCCACTTGGTATGCCCTCAGAGGACTAGCTGCAGCCGGCGAGACGTACAACAACTGTGCAGCAGTTCGAAAAGGCGTCGAGTTCTTGCTTAGTATACAAAGAGGTGATGGTGGATGGGGAGAGAGCTACCTCTCCTGCCCCAACAAGGTcactttttcttcattttagagtgcgtttactttgatggataataaaaatttatgccttaaaacgtctcttttcttttccaatatttgacacaaaagagatgttcactatttttccttccttatttttcacttcaagaatatataatattatccactcaaaaatggaggaataatattatccatttttgaagtgaaaataaagaagaaaaaatggtgaacatctattttgtgtcaaatgttggaaaagaaaataGACATTTCAAGGCATAATTTTTTGGTATCCTTCATTTTTTATgcataaatttatccatcaaagtaaacgcaaccTTAATACAAAATGAAATGAAACGGTTGTCATAAAAGAAATACGACAAGGTAAGTTGTTGTTTCGAATGCTTATATTTCCCGGTTTACTTGAAAAATAGGAATACGTCCCACTCGAACACGACCGGTCCAACTTGGTCCAAACTTCATGGGCTATGATGGGTCTAATCTATTCGGGCCAGGTTAGCCTTTTCATctcgtattttatttcatattgttGACTAGGATGCAAGATTATGAAACTAAACAATTATGTAATAGGGTGAGAGGGACCCCACTCCTCTCCACCGTGGAGCTAAGCTTCTCATCAACTCTCAATTGGAAAATGGTGATTTTCCCCAACAGGTAAAATATGATGCCGCTCTCCTCAAAATAACttcctatattttctttttagcaTATTACGCtatcactaataatactttatttattcttatttttcaatctTTCACtattctcaatactaattataacactttttctccactaccaatacacttaacaagctttccttaaaactcgtgtcgtcccctAATAGGAAATTATTTGGGGGACGAAAGAAGTACAATCtaaattttttgattttgcaagataattaaatttcatgttgttatttatttatttatttataggaTTACTTTGATTCGTGTGTAGGAAATGACTGGAGTTTTCATGAAGAACGGCATGTTGCATTTCGCAGCATACAGAAATATATTCCCCTTATGGGCTCTAGCAGAGTACCGCAAGCATGTATCATTACCATCAAGAACTTGCTAAATACTACATGTATTCCATTTTAAATGTATTTGCATGTTTCATTCCTAAAATGTACCTTTATACCATTGAAAGTGTAatatttgttctttttttagcaaaaagaaaatataaatgttATTCAGTTTGAGGAGTTATGCTTGTTAGAATATCAGGTGTTAATCATGTCATGGAGAGAGGGTGAGCTTTTGAATCAAGGGGAGAGCATTCCAATTCCTCCTATATTAAAATAGAATATATTTGTTTCAAGAAATTCACCTTGTAAATAATCATGTAATCTAATCATAACCGTTGGAGCTTGCTTGGTTTCATTGATTCAGTAAGCTTGATATGAATAAGAAAGAAAGCAAACAAACACATCTTATGGtatgtgtatatataaaaatatataattaacacAAGGTGGTTTTGTGTCATTCAACAACTTCATGAGTAGCAAAACATACAATTAATATACTACTGATATAACACAGCATGCATTCCAGTCTCtacataatataatagatatgGTAGCAACAGCACCAGTTTATTTACCAGAAAGATTCAAGGAAGAGACTTCACTCTACGGGGACGATTCTCCGAGAAGATGGCTCCCGGGATTCACCGTGATCGTCTCCATAATACTCCAGAGATTGGAAAGGCCAGCCACCCCAACCACCAAAATCATCCCACCCACTATTGTTGGCACCTGCATATCAAGATGGAATTTAAAGAAAATCGGCAATACAAGTATAATCCGCCCACGCCACAGTCTATTAGTGCTTGCAGTTTTTTCCTTTCGGATACGAGGAAACTTAAGCTGCATAGTTAAACCCTAACCATTCTTCCTCCTTCTGCTTTTGTGTTGGGATTTCGACATTACAATTAcacatttccttcttcaaatTCATTAGTATCTTTTGATATAAATTGGGCTATGAAATTTATCACGACTCCCATTCTCACTCAAATATTAagttcatcattcaagtaataTAAGAAATCAATAAATGAATTACATGCAACAAGAGTAGATTTAGTAACCTGAGCTCTCTTAAACTACCCTATTGCACCAAATTTATCCTGTATTCACAGTTCATATGATTGCTAATCACGTGAAGGAATGTGTACAAATTCTAACCAAGAAgagtacaaaataaaaatatagacaACTACCTGCATTCTCGAGTAAATTGAAACCACTGCTCCATCCAGGCAGCACATTCTCAGCACTAGTTTTCCAATTTTCTTCGAAACCAGCAAGCTCATCTAAGAATGGCACGGAACAACAAGGTAAGAGCagcattatttacaaaaaattgcATCCAGCATTGTGGGAGAAGGAACCAAACCTTCCTCTAAATTGTGCAACGTTTGCAAGGAATCAACTCTCCCATCCTTTGATTGTTTGGTTGTAACAGAATGCCCCTTCATATCAGAAAACAAGAAGCATGAGACCAACAACAATTGGCCATCTTTAGATAAACAACCTATCCGCTTCATTGGATTTCATGAGACTGCATTCAAATATCAAATAGATCACCTTATCATGTATCCCTTTTGAAATGGTATGCAGTGATTCCCCAACCATCTGATCATCTTCTTTCATCTCCATCAAAAACACCTTTTTTGAATGTGAC includes these proteins:
- the LOC131020718 gene encoding uncharacterized protein LOC131020718: MSFFGGKDPFDHPFFTQPFGGLFGGTNPFADPFFTSNFGRNSGPRKQISIEELNPDDAGGNDAKSELSVKNWSESPSDYQSFSFQRVAYGGPDGMYYTSSVGKRTGGDGVFLMEMKEDDQMVGESLHTISKGIHDKGHSVTTKQSKDGRVDSLQTLHNLEEDELAGFEENWKTSAENVLPGWSSGFNLLENAGANNSGWDDFGGWGGWPFQSLEYYGDDHGESREPSSRRIVPVE